Proteins from one Hemiscyllium ocellatum isolate sHemOce1 chromosome 30, sHemOce1.pat.X.cur, whole genome shotgun sequence genomic window:
- the LOC132829926 gene encoding CD276 antigen-like, producing MRSDQSVLRSLLGIFLTIGYSSAIVEFKVNTPDTVVTAVYGQYVVLRCSFTVQHGSSSLEQLVINWQRVETEDVVYSYYYGKEQLSHQSPQYSGRTSLFMEELKRGNASLKLDQVKSEDAGQYKCFVSGASGSGWGTLSLIFAAYYKEPDFYIQLQPSGTVFRFESHGYPQASVSWHNGENEDISTQSETYYQQSDNGLYSLHSILEITDASRSSNYTFKLTNDVLHQSVSRTFGLSVETKTAEVCTRNRWSITVPLLLTEFIIILILVLQLKIKQKQFCSVK from the exons ATGAGAAGTGATCAAAGTGTTTTGAGAAGTCTGCTTGGTATTTTCCTTACAATTGGATACAGTTCAGCTATTG TCGAGTTTAAGGTCAATACCCCAGACACAGTGGTCACTGCTGTCTATGGCCAGTACGTTGTGCTAAGATGTAGCTTTACCGTTCAGCATGGATCTTCATCACTAGAACAACTGGTCATCAATTGGCAACGTGTTGAGACTGAGGACGTTGTGTATAGTTATTATTATGGAAAGGAGCAACTGAGTCACCAAAGCCCTCAGTATTCTGGAAGAACAAGCTTATTCATGGAGGAATTAAAACGAGGGAATGCTTCACTGAAGCTGGACCAAGTGAAATCAGAGGATGCTGGGCAATACAAGTGCTTTGTTAGTGGTGCTTCAGGAAGCGGCTGGGGCACCCTGTCTTTAATATTTGCAG CATATTACAAGGAACCTGACTTTTACATCCAACTACAACCATCTGGGACAGTGTTCAGATTTGAATCCCACGGTTATCCTCAGGCCTCTGTATCTTGGCacaatggagaaaatgaagatATTTCTACCCAGTCTGAGACTTATTACCAACAAAGTGACAATGGCCTATACTCACTGCACAGTATTTTGGAAATAACTGATGCCAGTAGAAGTTCAAACTATACCTTTAAGCTAACGAATGATGTGCTACATCAATCGGTTTCTCGAACATTTGGCCTTTCTGTGG AAACGAAAACTGCTGAAGTTTGTACAAGAAACCGATGGTCGATTACAGTCCCTCTCCTTCTGACTGAATTTATAATTATTTTAATTCTGGTTCTTCagttgaaaatcaaacaaaaacaattcTGCAGCGTGAAATGA